The Rattus rattus isolate New Zealand chromosome 1, Rrattus_CSIRO_v1, whole genome shotgun sequence genome includes a region encoding these proteins:
- the LOC116886291 gene encoding 40S ribosomal protein S10-like has product MLMPKKNRIAIYELLFKEGVMVAKKDVHMPKHPELADKNVPNLHVMKAMQSLKSRGYVKEQFAWRHFYWYLMSEGIQYLRDYLHLPPEIVPATLRRSHPKTGRPRPKGPEGERPARFTRGEADRDTYRRSAVPPGADKKAEAGAGSATEFQFRGGFGRGRGQPPQ; this is encoded by the coding sequence ATGTTGATGCCCAAGAAGAACCGGATTGCCATCTATGAACTCCTTTTTAAGGAAGGGGTGATGGTTGCCAAAAAAGACGTCCACATGCCCAAACACCCCGAGCTGGCAGACAAGAACGTACCCAACCTTCACGTCATGAAAGCCATGCAGTCTCTCAAGTCTCGAGGCTACGTGAAGGAGCAGTTTGCTTGGAGACATTTCTACTGGTACCTCATGAGTGAGGGCATCCAGTACCTCCGAGATTACCTGCACCTACCTCCGGAGATCGTGCCCGCCACCCTGCGCCGCAGTCATCCCAAGACAGGCAGGCCTCGGCCCAAAGGTCCAGAGGGTGAGCGGCCTGCAAGATTCACaagaggggaggcagacagagacacctACAGAAGGAGCGCTGTGCCCCCTGGAGCTGACAAgaaagctgaggctggggctggctcGGCGACGGAGTTTCAGTTTAGAGGGGGTTTCGGTCGTGGACGTGGTCAGCCGCCTCAGTGA
- the LOC116886298 gene encoding preferentially expressed antigen in melanoma-like protein 7 produces MWGSWVKSRFIRMSFQAPPTLLSLAIEGLLKDEALAISALQELPRDLFKPLFKAAFTGRHTKILKEMVAAWPFPCLPVGALMKFPDRMMLQAVLDGVDMHLAGNFHPRRQKLKLLELRNVYHGFWDISVGPEDGDHIKQTVRERRVPARRHRYFLRQRLKVVTDLCLEQDLEEHQTYFLQWAQERRDSLCLCCVKMKTRGLSMYTVRKIVKLFQPDYFEELELNTEWTLPMLTCFSPCLGQMKNLCRLLLTLVNENLFEILATSADTQEKRVTKFISQFSKLHHLQHLDIAGAYFLHGHMNKLLQCLKTPLEFLSISLCKFSQSDLESFAQCQSLHHLKHLHLAGVILYDLSFVPLRVLLEHVADTLKTLEFEHCRMTDSQLSVLFPALSQCSQLVEVNFYDNDISMTVLRNLLHRTANLSQLIIECYPAPLECYEADFVVKAEKFVQFSSQLMNTLRTVRQPGAVSFASQICLQCLQRCIYDQETRLCHCWQ; encoded by the exons ATTCATCAGGATGAGCTTCCAGGCCCCGCCCACACTCCTGAGCTTGGCAATAGAGGGCCTATTGAAGGATGAAGCCTTGGCCATCTCTGCTCTGCAGGAGCTGCCCAGGGACTTGTTCAAACCACTTTTCAAGGCAGCCTTCACTGGCAGACACACGAAGATACTGAAGGAAATGGTGGCAGCCTGgccctttccctgcctccctgtggGGGCACTGATGAAATTTCCTGACAGGATGATGTTGCAAGCTGTGCTGGATGGTGTGGACATGCATCTGGCAGGAAATTTTCACCCAAG AAGGCAGAAGCTTAAACTGTTAGAGCTGAGGAATGTGTACCATGGCTTCTGGGACATTTCAGTTGGACCAGAGGATGGAGACCACATAAAACAGACTGTACGTGAAAGGCGAGTACCAGCACGCCGTCATAGATATTTCCTCAGGCAACGTTTGAAGGTGGTCACTGACCTTTGCCTTGAGCAGGATCTGGAGGAACATCAAACTTACTTCTTGCAGTGGGcacaggagagaagagattccctgtgtctgtgctgtgtgaagATGAAGACTAGGGGATTGTCTATGTACACTGTCAGGAAGATTGTGAAGCTTTTCCAGCCAGATTACTTTGAGGAGTTGGAACTGAATACAGAGTGGACTCTGCCCATGTTGACTTGCTTCTCACCTTGCCTCGGTCAGATGAAAAATCTTTGTAGACTCCTTCTAACGCTAGTCAATGAGAACCTCTTTGAGATTCTAGCTACGTCAGCGGACACACAGGAGAAGAGAGTCACCAAGTTCATTTCTCAGTTCTCCAAACTCCACCATCTCCAGCATCTCGACATAGCTGGCGCCTACTTTCTCCATGGCCACATGAATAAATTGCTCCA GTGTCTGAAGACCCCGTTGGAGTTCCTGTCTATTTCTCTCTGTAAGTTCTCACAATCAGACTTGGAGTCCTTTGCCCAGTGTCAGAGCCTCCATCATCTCAAACATCTGCATTTGGCAGGTGTCATTTTGTATGATCTGAGTTTTGTGCCTCTCAGAGTTTTGCTAGAGCATGTCGCAGACACTCTGAAGACCCTGGAATTTGAACATTGTAGAATGACAGACTCTCAGCTCAGTGTTCTCTTCCCTGCCCTGAGTCAGTGCTCTCAGCTCGTCGAGGTCAACTTCTATGACAATGACATCTCCATGACTGTTCTAAGGAATCTTCTGCATCGCACAGCCAACCTAAGCCAACTGATCATCGAGTGTTACCCTGCCCCTCTGGAGTGCTATGAAGCTGATTTTGTTGTCAAAGCAGAGAAATTTGTCCAGTTTTCTTCTCAGCTCATGAATACACTTCGCACTGTAAGGCAGCCAGGGGCTGTCTCCTTTGCCTCTCAGATTTGCCTTCAATGTTTACAGCGCTGTATCTATGACCAGGAGACCAGACTTTGTCATTGTTGGCAGTAA
- the LOC116886283 gene encoding PRAME family member 20-like, producing the protein MNSKPLPTLQELAGQNLLRNEALAIIALESLPKLLLPQLFKQAYDGNHVKVLRTLVSSWPFPRLPLGAVKKRTPYLETQLQVVLEEIDKLLIREVHPREYKLQVLDLRSVGQHYLDVWPGSMDDWLPKATPVDPCCSKIVMTYPLKVAVDLHLKGRGQSRLFSYLVQWAERRKGLLQLYCNELQVWAPSHQNFRKLSQMVNLEYVETLGLHSSCSPAFLLNLAPYLRRMTNLRKLALSNIREENFISPEKRRRIVTRFTLQILKLESLQKLHLEAVCFLEGHMDQLLGSVKTSLDDLAVTHCNLSVSEWSHLPEFPCVSQLRQLNLGNVRLAGLSPEPLRVLLVKAGPTLVTLDLEDCQLEDSQLYAILPALSRCSHLTKFSFYGNQISMPAMKDLLYHTTSLIYLRLELYPVPQDSYDYHGIPHLQRMQQHCDELMKLLKTIREPGRVFFGTDRCDQCCNRYIYGKTIMCNCRRPY; encoded by the exons ATGAACAGCAAGCCCCTACCCACGCTCCAGGAGCTGGCAGGGCAGAACCTTCTGAGGAATGAGGCCTTGGCCATCATTGCTCTGGAGAGCTTACCCAAATTACTCTTACCGCAACTGTTCAAGCAAGCCTACGATGGTAATCACGTTAAGGTCCTGAGGACATTAGTGTCTTCCTGGCCTTTCCCCCGCCTCCCGCTTGGAGCTGTAAAGAAGAGAACACCCTACTTGGAGACTCAATTACAGGTTGTCTTAGAGGAGATTGATAAGCTGCTTATCCGGGAGGTTCACCCCAG AGAGTACAAACTACAAGTGCTGGACTTACGCTCTGTGGGACAACACTATTTGGATGTGTGGCCTGGGTCCATGGATGACTGGTTACCCAAGGCCACTCCAGTAGATCCTTGCTGTTCTAAGATAGTAATGACGTATCCCTTGAAGGTAGCAGTGGACTTGCATCTCAAGGGTAGAGGCCAGAGTAGGCTGTTCTCCTACCTGGTTCAGTGGgctgagaggaggaaagggttgcTACAGCTGTACTGTAATGAGCTTCAGGTTTGGGCACCATCCCACCAAAACTTCAGGAAGCTATCACAGATGGTGAACCTGGAGTATGTAGAAACACTGGGCCTGCATTCCTCCTGCAGTCCAGCCTTCCTGCTTAACTTGGCTCCTTACCTGCGCCGAATGACGAACCTGCGTAAACTTGCTCTCTCCAACATCCGTGAGGAGAACTTTATCTCCCCGGAGAAGAGGAGGCGTATCGTCACCAGGTTCACCTTGCAGATCCTTAAGCTGGAAAGCCTCCAGAAGCTGCATCTGGAAGCTGTCTGTTTCCTGGAGGGACACATGGACCAGCTGCTTGG GTCTGTGAAGACCTCCTTGGATGACCTGGCGGTGACTCACTGTAATCTCTCAGTATCAGAATGGAGCCATCTTCCTGAGTTCCCATGTGTCAGTCAGTTGCGACAACTGAATTTGGGCAATGTCAGATTGGCTGGTTTAAGTCCCGAACCCCTCCGAGTTCTGTTAGTAAAAGCTGGACCCACCCTGGTGACTTTGGACTTGGAAGACTGTCAGCTTGAGGATAGCCAGCTCTATGCCATCCTACCTGCCCTAAGCAGGTGCTCCCATCTCACCAAGTTCAGCTTCTATGGGAACCAGATCTCCATGCCTGCCATGAAGGACCTACTATACCACACTACCAGCTTGATCTACCTAAGGCTGGAGCTTTACCCTGTCCCTCAGGACAGCTATGACTACCATGGTATTCCCCACCTGCAAAGGATGCAACAACATTGTGATGAGCTTATGAAACTACTGAAAACCATTAGGGAGCCAGGGAGAGTCTTCTTTGGTACTGACCGCTGTGATCAGTGCTGCAATCGATACATCTATGGCAAAACCATTATGTGTAACTGTCGGAGACCTTACTAG